The Acropora muricata isolate sample 2 chromosome 7, ASM3666990v1, whole genome shotgun sequence genomic interval aataagaggaagaagacgaagaaTAATATAGTTAATTGTTACAGTATTTTATAGCTCAGTAATGCAACTATGTACAAGCATGATCCATGGGTTAAGGAAGAGCTGAAATTAAGAAGTCACCTCCAATGTTGCTtaaaagttaataataataatgataattttattatGGCAACAATCTCATCTATTCACAGGAATGATGAAAGACCAATACCTCTATAAACTTAAGTATTTTCTCTTAGACTAATAAAGTTTCTGTATGTACTTTGTGTATAATTATGCAATTTAAAAATTTTAGCAACATCATAATGTACTcatataaattaaaagaaaaaattaaaacactaaaagaaaaaaagatatattgataatagtaataataataatattaataataataatattaataataataatgaaaataacaataataataatggtgtTGATAAAAATATTGCCCTAATTTTATAATGTGTGTCAATGGGTAATAATTTGATGATAAATGATGGATTTAACTTAAATTACACAATAgcatttaatttttcaactaaTTGATTGACTAACACATAGAACTCAACCTTACATATGCTAATTacttattttgtaattttttttttcacattttacacACCTCCCAGACAGTAAAGACTCTGGCTCCTGCATAAAGGCCCATGCGTACCACTGCTCTGATTGCGGCATTCATACCTGTCAACCAGAGAAACAGTTGATACTGACTCGATTGACCGGTGGTAAGTGAGATATTGTTAAACTGAGAGGAATTGTTTTGGGTAATTTCAACAAGCACCATTTAAGGAGTAAAACAAATCTAGTGAGGAGCAGGGCTGCGATGGGGTGGGGGGGGATTGGGTTATTTATGGGGTTAGAGTGGGAGTTAGAATGTTTGTAGGGGTAAGGTGGGGAAAAAACCCTTAGCTAGAGTAGGGTTAGGGCGGAGCCTTTTGCCAGAGTAGGGTagggagaaatttttttttttttttcccgaataGGGTTCCTTTGGGAACCACACACTGCGGGGAATAATCAGCATTCTTAGAAATGCCTGCAAATGTATCGTTTTCTAAGTTTCCAGCGGAACAAAAAAATGCCACCCCACCCCCCTCAAAAACTAACTGATCAGTCCACATTGGGATTGACAGATCAAACGAATTTCTGTTTCTGGAAAGCGGAAAATATGCCGACCGGCGTAAAAATCTAATGAGGGTTAAGTTTTAGTAAACTACACAAACAATATAATTAACTAATTAAATCAACCTTAGTCGACCATTAGAACGAAATAGGAAAACAGGTGAACTGAGTTGACAAAGCATTCATGATACCGGCCGGCAGAAaatttatgttaaaaaaaaaaaaaaaaaaagtctaaatAACAAATAAGGTTTCTTTTGCTGAAAAAttgctggaaaaaaaatcgAGCTAGTACGCAAAAATGACATTTTAAGATGATCAATTAACATGAAGCCATGCAAccagaaaataaatattgaatttaaatttCAAGAATTCGAAATTCTCTCGCATGACTATTAAAGTTCTGTTTCAAACAAATCCAGAAGTTGTCCATTCATTGGATTTTATTTTCCTACCTTGTGCATCCCCTCCGCTTGTTAGCACGGCAATGCATTGTCCAAACCCGTTTACATTCACCAGGGTTGGAAGACGAGAGCGTCCGAATGCTTCTCGCTTATTTGTACTTGGATAAGCTGTTGCCGCATCTGTTGCTTCATGACCTGCAACAATGGATTTGATATCCTTTCTCTTGCTCACGCGCTCATTGCCCAGCATTAGCTGCTTGAGCTTCCGCGATAGTTCACATATGAGGTATAGAATAACTTGAGACATTTTTCTTCCCAATATTTACAGATGCTTAGTGTTTGCATAGATCGAAGCCTTTCGTGCAAATGCTCACGCTTTAATTAAAAGCCTACTATGCGCCCGCAATATCAAAACAGCACCCGCGGATGTTCAAAGAAGAGATTACACTATCATTTATTTCTCATTGTACTGTACTTCGACAATTTGTCTGGCTTCGAGCTTCATTGCCTGATTTCAAACCGTGAAGGTCTAGGTACGAGTCTGTAAATTATGGGATTAGCAACTTTTGATTCACATAGTCAGAAAGAGCTTACCGAGATTAACAAGATTCCCAAGTTTGGTGTTAATCAGGCTAGTTTTCACTGAGATACAGCGATTTAAAAAcgtcaaaatttacaaagaaatgtatGGCATCCGGACGCCGTGTCGGACAGCGTCCGGATTGCCatacatttctttgtaaattttgacattttcaaatgGCTGTATCTCAGTGAAAACTAGTCTGATTAACACCAAACTTAGGAATCTTGTGAATCTCGGTAAGCCCTTTCTGACTATGTGAATCAATAGTTGCTAATCCCATAATTTACAGACTCGTACCTAGACCTTCACGGTTTGAAACCAGGCAATACCCAGAAATGTCGATGATCGTTTATCatttgcttcagttgtttcaaaatttctgagcttaaaaaaatggaatatgACAATGCTACCATATGTGCTGAATTCCTTCCccatttatttcacttttgtttcTCAAAATTTCACTAGTATCGTGTTCCAGATGGAATCGGACCTGAAGTGCGCATTACGTCATAAACTTTGGAGCAACGAGAAATAAAGTACCATAAATGCAACAACGAACATAAATTTAGATGGCATACGAACACCATTTCTACTCCAAGATGTGAGTTTCTCtctctatattttttttaagctttcgattttcaaaaatattttctttacgatgttattgttttcaaacacagctttcacgggaaaaatgaaaatttttcttGCTTATTTACTTACTATTTtatattgagaaaaaaaatgtcgtTTTGATGTTGTCTACCTACCTTCTCGCTTCGCTGTTTCAACTACTCGcccttttggcatttttagacCAACATGAAGCAGATGGCCGGAAGTTCTGAAAATCGGAATATGTTTTGAGGGCACCAATTACCGCCATAAAATTCAGAGACAACAGTAAAATGAATTCTTTAAAAACGGCCAATATTACTTGTGCCTTGAAAAGTCCGGCAGAATGAGGAAATTAACATATCGAATGCAAAATATACTGAAGGAAATTTAAAACATCATTCACAGAGCAAACATATTATATGTTTCTGCAAGGAAAATATTCCAACGCAAAACGCAATTCAAATTTATTCAAAGTCAAAATTGCGAGTGAAAAGCTGCTGACACATGTTAGATAatatttgttttccttgtttgttcaatttgaatttgaaCTTATTCAGGTTATTTCTCgtaataattttttatcattcaaCTCCAGTCAGCAGAAAACAAATAACACTCAAATCGAATGCAAATGAAATATCTCacggtatttgtactccaggAGACCAGTTTGACCAGTTTTTCACAAGCGTCACTTCGACCAGCGGTAAACATTTTTGCCATTAATGCTCACCAAATTTTGTGATTTTTGGCGAAAACGGGTCACTTACAGATAAACGGCAACTTAGATGAAGATGAAATTTCTTTGTCTATTGTCTATTGAAGAAAACCAGAACGTAACTacgacaaaaaaataataacaaaaactgaCCTTGATGTATTGAAACGCTGGTCACCGCTGAATATTCATGTAGGATAGTTTGTCACGTGGGAGATAAGATAACGTTTCTTCTATTTTCTGACTGAGTTGAGTAATATCTTATTGTACGATACAGTGAGTAATAGAGTGAGATATTTTTACTCGTCTCTTGtatttgactcgccctacgggctcgacAAAATTAATTCATCGAGACTCATAACGGAATCGTCCAATAAGATATgtgattgaaaaaagaaaaaaaaaacttggaaaTGTGGAAAACGGTGAAGAATATGTACTTAATACTAATCATGCAAACCAATTGGAAGACCAAATTAATTTCTGGGAAAGTTGTACCAACTATGCTTGTCGATAACAAAAACTGAGTTCGTCTGACCATTTTTTCAAAACcagtttttcaaacttgaaaaaagtTCTTAGGGCGCGATTGCTtttgaccactttcataaatgacAGCGTACGTATTTGTTATTCCATTgtgtttatgttaattagaccaaCTGACCTCACTTTggattaaatattcttttgtactTTGCCCATGGCAACGAGGTTAGAAAGACTTAttagcatgaaaacaaaagaatattaaattcgaTCGCCATAATGAAAGACTGGTCTATAAGGGTACGATCGACCCGCGGGACTCTTCTCCTTTAGCCCCTTtcttgaaaaggaaaatagaatgagaaaagaaaaaatggaggaaagggaaataataaaaataaaaataaaaatgataaaagtaaAATGACTTACACAGTTATATAGACATAATAAGGTTGTTTTGTGGCATCCAAATAGCCACGTTCAGCTACAGTGTTCCCAGGGTAAAATGTACAATGTTCGCAGCCGGTACAATATTCCCAGGGTAAAATATTCCTTGGGTAAACTATTCCCTGGGAAATAATGTTCCCAGCAGCTACAGTGTTCGTAGTGTAAAATATTCCCAGGGGTGCCAGAGAGGATCGGGAGTGACGTGGGAATCTTTCGCTTTCCTCACTCGGtcaacaactgaaaaacaattttcgcgactttcaacatgtttttaGCTCTTCTTTTCTATTATATAATTTATGTACacctatttaaaaaaattttcgtcgagttttttccttttatcaaaaagtaaaatttaaacgtTCAACAGCTGAcgattttcctgtttttttgttCGTTAGATCAAACTCAGTGGTGATCTGATCTCTaggaaaattaaaacaaaacaaaacaaaaaatgagtCCTAAAGTACGAGCCGATACAACGTAGAATGGTGTAATGGCAAATTATTTAACGCTTTCAATATAAAGTTTTCATTATAACTGAAGAAGCCTGCTATGGCCAGCCGAAATTTAGTActgtgaaaaaaggaaaaaaactttcTACGTTGTATCGGTTCTTGCATCTAAACTCTATCTTTTCACTCATCATCTATACTGACATCATTCGCTTTATTCGTGCTGTCTTCGCTAACTAAAGAATAACCTTTTCCTCTCCGactttttccaacatttttgtAGTTCCCGATTCCGAAGTCCGAGTCGCTTTTAGTATCCGTTAGCGATGTCTCATCAGTACACATAGACTCTCTCTGATCGTAGTCCGGAGAATCTCGGCGACGCACGATGGGGATTTTCCATTTTACGCTTTCTCGACCGCGTTTGTAAGATCCGCGTCGGATAATTTTTTCCCCGTGTTCGTAGTTCCGATTCTCTTTCACTGAGTGAACAGTTTCTCCATTTGCTGGCTGGCCGCATCCACAGCGCGAAGTCTCCATATCTCGAGCGATTACTTCACTAAGCAACTGCAGCTCTCTCATTGGGATGTCAGCCATGTTTGGCCCGCAGGAATACCCGGGACTGTCCCGCGAATGTCCTTTGTTTGGGGCAGTGTTGGGAAATTCTAAGTCTATATGTATTCCTTTCAAGCTTAAATCGAGGCTACTGTTCAGGCATTTGGAGCGAAAGACATTGCTGTCATCTCTATATTCCAACTTAATCGAATATTTGAAGTTATTCCTGCGCCTGCGGTTACGCCGAAGGAGGAGGACAGCGGCAAAGAAGATGCACAGGATGATACTGGGTACCGTGGCAACAATGATAAGAAGTCTCACGTGATCTGATTTCGGAGTCACTGTGGCTGGCTGTCTTGTGTATCTATCTCCACCTTCTGTAGTTGGTGATTCGCCGGTCTCTGTGGAAAAACCTCCTCCTCCTCTCGTGGCTTTCACAGTCGACGTTCGTTTTGAGGACATAGCTGAATGATCTCTTGTGTCACTTGAGCTGATTTCAGTGGCCACCGCAGTCGGTGCTGTGGATACAACTGAACGCGAAACAGTGAAAAATTCGATTTCAAAGTCGTTTGAAGTCGATGATGGTAAGATGCTGTGATAATTTAGGGAAGGAGAGAAGCTATCCTGGAAGCCGCTGGAGTGCGATGGCATGGCAAGTTTCGATCCAGTAAAGGAGCTGTGATGAATAGCAGACTTTGAGGACGCACTTTCGTCTTTTATAAACGATCCAGAAATTACAGATTGGGCGTTGACCTTAATAGCAGTCAAGTTTGACTGCTGTGAGCTAGGTCTCCGCCTCGAAGAAGACTGTGTGCTTTCATGTGACAAAGATACAATCCGTGATGTTGAAGTTTGATAGCCAATGTTTGAGGCAGAAGATATTTGTTCGGGGACGATGATAGTAAACTGCGCAGAGCTTTGGTTGTGCTGTATCTTGAAATgagaagatgaaatttttgatgatgatgatgatgatgatgacaataacGATGACGATGACAAAGTTGATGGTAATGATGATAACGACGACGATAATGATGGCGGCAACCAAGACGAAAACGATGAGCCCGATGATGGTAACGAGTGCGATAGCAATGACGAAGATGCTGTTGACGACGGCCGTAAAACCGATAAcaacgacgatgacgatgatgatgatgatgatgatgatgacgataatgatgatgatgatgatgatgatgataacgataatgatgctgatgacgataatgatgatgatggtgatgatgatgatgacgataatgatgatgatgacgatgatgatgatgacgatgatgacgataatgatgatgatgacgatgatgatgatgacgataatgatgatgatgacgatgatgatgatgctgatgacgacaatgatgatgatgatgatgaaaattttgaaaacaatgatAACAGCGATGGCAACAGAGTCCTTCCAGACAAACCATAAACACTAAATGCAGGCAAAGATGAAGAAGGTAAGGCAATAACTCCAGCATACGATGAAGACAAAGTCAGCGAAGTTCTGCTGTCAATTCTCGACGGCTGCCTTTCCACAAGCGAAGTCCGCATTGAGGAGAGCGAAGTCTTTGAAGATTGTAGGACGGTTTCCGGAGGCAATGTTTTGTGCGTTTCAACTTTGACTTCCGCAAATGTTGCAGAGACCAAGCCTAGGCTTGAATGTGTTCGTGGTGTTAGCACAGTGCTGTAGCTAAGTTGCAATCTTCTCAATGTTTTAGCGTTTCTCGTCTTGGAAGAAACAGCCTTTTCTACGCTTGACGATAAATGTCTGGAGTCCACGCCATGATGTTTTAAGGATGACGT includes:
- the LOC136922974 gene encoding serine-rich adhesin for platelets-like, with protein sequence MKKFCLTLVGFLICMHGFERKNPFVSGETEAVTPSLSDDHTTKKWQDSVANSEFQSTKKVLKTVVTTRSVMTNKRTVTAYTSGNISASQLPRTYFPTYRETITGSVIFERRAHSSSGFRNFDTRNAPVYFHTQSVKEHISVISSSPSLVGQENVTTSTQNVVRPTLIRDRLTHLWTFQTGVKTLIVLANLTRSSLVNTQTKSTSLKRRTSQFLRSKSTVLNDNNVVTARYKSETIMFTNGSVSFANLSKSFPSNSDIRKTAEFLSHSKGTQSAPSRSVIHNNSNNFGTSQERTLAQTTSEHKNSISEFSSASLYSAQLTSTSSNFDSYSPTLGWSATASIRVSPTGSLTAIRHSSINGIKKSVFYTPQVHPKIRSSGFSTLKSRDNFLSISRSPVNSEEMATHSLLKGFSRFSDLPNFNVTSSLKHHGVDSRHLSSSVEKAVSSKTRNAKTLRRLQLSYSTVLTPRTHSSLGLVSATFAEVKVETHKTLPPETVLQSSKTSLSSMRTSLVERQPSRIDSRTSLTLSSSYAGVIALPSSSLPAFSVYGLSGRTLLPSLLSLFSKFSSSSSSLSSSASSSSSSSSLSSSSSSSSSSLSSSSSSSSSSSSSLSSSSSSPSSSLSSSASLSLSSSSSSSSLSSSSSSSSSSSSSLLSVLRPSSTASSSLLSHSLPSSGSSFSSWLPPSLSSSLSSLPSTLSSSSLLSSSSSSSSKISSSHFKIQHNQSSAQFTIIVPEQISSASNIGYQTSTSRIVSLSHESTQSSSRRRPSSQQSNLTAIKVNAQSVISGSFIKDESASSKSAIHHSSFTGSKLAMPSHSSGFQDSFSPSLNYHSILPSSTSNDFEIEFFTVSRSVVSTAPTAVATEISSSDTRDHSAMSSKRTSTVKATRGGGGFSTETGESPTTEGGDRYTRQPATVTPKSDHVRLLIIVATVPSIILCIFFAAVLLLRRNRRRRNNFKYSIKLEYRDDSNVFRSKCLNSSLDLSLKGIHIDLEFPNTAPNKGHSRDSPGYSCGPNMADIPMRELQLLSEVIARDMETSRCGCGQPANGETVHSVKENRNYEHGEKIIRRGSYKRGRESVKWKIPIVRRRDSPDYDQRESMCTDETSLTDTKSDSDFGIGNYKNVGKSRRGKGYSLVSEDSTNKANDVSIDDE